A stretch of the Gemmatimonadaceae bacterium genome encodes the following:
- a CDS encoding AAA family ATPase has protein sequence MANFGRMPKPILILSGPVGSGKSTVARELVRLLTDEVVLIEGDVFWSFYAKGAPGPAQKRIRTIMSAMIAAAIPYATGGSHVILDFSIPPWFLETVRKVAAMREVPLDYVVLRPPEQVCAARAKARADGSIADYSLYSELYRDFDQVPHHILSDDAMSPAEHATAILRGVAEGRFRL, from the coding sequence GTGGCTAACTTCGGGCGTATGCCGAAGCCGATCCTCATTCTCTCCGGTCCCGTCGGATCCGGCAAGAGCACGGTCGCGCGCGAGCTGGTTCGCCTCCTAACGGACGAGGTGGTGCTGATCGAGGGCGATGTCTTCTGGTCGTTCTACGCGAAGGGCGCGCCGGGGCCGGCGCAGAAGCGAATTCGCACGATCATGTCGGCGATGATCGCGGCTGCCATTCCGTATGCGACAGGCGGATCGCACGTCATTCTCGATTTCTCGATTCCGCCCTGGTTTCTCGAGACGGTGCGGAAGGTCGCCGCGATGCGAGAGGTACCGCTCGACTACGTGGTGTTGCGGCCGCCGGAGCAGGTGTGCGCGGCGCGGGCAAAGGCCCGCGCGGACGGGAGTATCGCCGATTACTCGCTCTATAGCGAGTTGTACCGCGACTTCGACCAGGTCCCGCACCACATCCTCTCCGACGACGCCATGTCTCCAGCCGAGCACGCGACGGCGATTCTGCGTGGCGTCGCGGAAGGACGGTTCCGCCTCTAG